The Mucilaginibacter mallensis genome has a segment encoding these proteins:
- a CDS encoding gamma carbonic anhydrase family protein, translated as MPLILPVKDKSPVWGSDCFIAENATIVGDVVMGDNCSVWFNAVIRGDVHYIKIGNNTNIQDGAVIHCSYQYAPTNIGNNVSIGHNALVHGCTLHDNVLVGMGAIVMDHAIVEPFVIIAAGSVVLEKTICDSGFLYAGAPAKKIKPITDAQREMLTRLPNNYIMYSGWFKE; from the coding sequence GACTGTTTTATAGCCGAAAATGCTACCATAGTTGGTGATGTGGTTATGGGCGATAATTGCTCCGTTTGGTTCAACGCGGTTATACGTGGTGATGTACATTATATCAAGATAGGTAACAACACTAATATACAGGATGGTGCGGTGATCCACTGTAGCTATCAATATGCACCTACAAACATTGGTAACAACGTGTCAATAGGGCACAACGCGCTTGTACATGGCTGCACGTTGCATGATAATGTATTAGTAGGTATGGGAGCCATTGTGATGGATCATGCTATTGTAGAGCCATTTGTTATTATAGCAGCTGGTTCAGTTGTATTGGAGAAAACTATTTGTGATTCTGGCTTTTTATATGCAGGTGCTCCTGCAAAAAAGATAAAGCCAATTACTGATGCCCAGCGTGAAATGTTAACACGTTTGCCGAATAATTATATAATGTACTCGGGTTGGTTTAAGGAATAA